One region of Centropristis striata isolate RG_2023a ecotype Rhode Island chromosome 3, C.striata_1.0, whole genome shotgun sequence genomic DNA includes:
- the LOC131968239 gene encoding inter-alpha-trypsin inhibitor heavy chain H3-like, giving the protein MSVIPVNVIFPHTSLWETTHTDSHKHKRVPPPERVCVGGVKLLWEDLSPTCLKFPPLLFSAIPGQRLFCFPAMPALWRFMLFWICVCIWLPAQGALVVSRKGALTQETKEAMGPRSIKKRSTNSANMMEVYSVKVDCTVTSRFAHTVMTSKARNKANVSQEIFFEVELPKTAFIANFSMEIEGQVYVGEVKGKEKAKKQYEKAVSSGQTAGLVKASGRNMETFSVSVNIAAKSNVSFILTYEELLQRKLGQYEILTRVKPKQPVQEFQIVVNIFEPQGIDFVEATATFLSNELLPLVEKTVTDTKAHISFSPTLEQQRKCPGCEGNIIDGDFIIKYDVKRAKDLGAVQIVNGYFVHFFAPPDLARVPKNVVFVIDRSGSMSGRKIDQTRDAMVAILEDLHEEDNFALILFDSSIVTWRDFLTKATKGNVTNAITYIKKLKDRGSTNINDAVLKAVEMLKRERGKKNLPERSTDMIILLTDGMPNVGESNTPKLQENVRSAIGGNMSLFCLGFGNDVVFSFLDVMAKENNGLARRIFEGSDAAIQLQGFYEEVSSPLLLEVDLRYPDSAVGFLTKNHYSQLFNGTEIVVAGRLKDNNLDNFLVEVFAQGPKEDFLVQGQASVLDLDVIYPEQEYIFRNFSERLWAYLTIQQLLEKSEIGSQQEKENAKAKALDMSLQYSFVTPLTSMVVTKPETEDGPDSPLIADKLTEAQRQEAERNGGLSSSQGSSSRGSSSRGSSSRGSSSRGSSSRGSSSRGSSSRGSSSRGSSSRGGSSDADGDPHFMIELPDKDDALCFDINDKPGTIFNLVKDPKSGFVVNGQIIGKKKVKEDGNFKTYFGRFGIVHKKLGVQLDVSTQHISVFYNGKQVKLLWSDTASIKETDMDLRLSKNSSLTVTLRHSVKFMVIRHTKVWKRRHDQQDYLGFYTLDSHHLSASVHGLLGQFYHGVGFEVTDLRPDEVQEKLDATMYVKGHTINVTRHWQKDFSRDVKNGENIPCWFINEDGAGLIDGRALDYIVSGLFKATF; this is encoded by the exons ATGAGCGTAATTCCAGTCAATGTAATCTTCCCACACACCAGTTTATGGGAAACTacacacactgactcacacAAACATAAGAGGGTCCCTCCtcctgagcgtgtgtgtgtgggtggagtAAAACTCCTGTGGGAAGACTTGAGCCCCACATGCCTCAAATTCCCTCCACTCTTGTTTTCAGCCATACCAGGGCAGAGGCTCTTCTGTTTCCCAGCCATGCCTGCGCTGTGGAGATTCATGCTGTTTTGGATTTGTGTCTGCATCTGGCTTCCAGCTCAGGGAGCTCTGGTCGTTTCACGCAAAGGTGCTCTGACGCAG GAGACCAAAGAAGCGATGGGCCCAAGGTCAATTAAG AAAAGGAGCACAAACTCTGCAAAC ATGATGGAGGTGTACAGTGTGAAAGTGGACTGCACTGTGACGTCTCGTTTCGCCCACACCGTCATGACCTCCAAGGCTCGGAACAAAGCAAACGTTTCCCAGGAAATCTTCTTCGAAGTTGAGCTGCCTAAGACCGCCTTCATCGCCAACTTCAGCAT GGAAATTGAAGGACAGGTGTATGTTGGGGAGGTGAAGGGGAAGGAGAAAGCAAAGAAACAGTATGAGAAGGCTGTTTCCTCTGGACAGACTGCTGGACTGGTCAA GGCTTCAGGAAGAAACATGGAGACGTTTTCTGTGTCTGTCAACATCGCAGCCAAAAGTAACGTGTCATTCATTCTGACCTACGAGGAGCTCCTTCAGAGGAAACTGGGCCAGTATGAGATTCTGACTCGAGTTAAACCCAAACAACCGGTGCAGGAGTTTCAG attGTTGTAAACATCTTTGAGCCCCAGGGCATTGATTTTGTTGAGGCCACTGCTACATTCCTCTCCAATGAGCTGCTCCCCCTGGTGGAGAAAACCGTCACAGACACAAAG GCACACATCTCTTTCTCCCCAACactggagcagcagaggaaatgTCCAGGATGTGAAGGCAACATAATTGATGGAGATTTCATCATCAAGTACGATGTGAAACGAGCAAAGGACCTAGGGGCAGTTCAG ATTGTAAATGGATACTTTGTGCACTTCTTCGCGCCCCCTGACCTGGCCAGAGTCCCAAAAAATGTGGTGTTTGTGATTGACAGGAGTGGATCGATGAGTGGAAGAAAGATTGATCAG ACCCGGGATGCCATGGTCGCCATTCTGGAAGACCTCCATGAAGAGGACAACTTTGCTTTGATCCTTTTTGATAGTTCAATTGTCACCTGGAGGGACTTTCTTACCAAAGCAACAAAGGGAAATGTGACTAACGCTATTACCTACATCAAGAAACTAAAAGACAGAGGAT ccACCAATATTAATGATGCTGTACTGAAGGCAGTGGAAATgctaaagagagaaagaggaaagaagaaCCTTCCAGAGAGGAGTACAGATATGATTATTTTACTGACTGATGGGATGCCAAATGTTG GGGAGTCCAACACCCCAAAGCTTCAGGAGAATGTGCGCTCTGCTATCGGGGGGAACATGTCACTGTTCTGTCTTGGATTTGGAAATGATGTGGTATTCTCCTTCTTGGATGTGATGgccaaagaaaacaatggactTGCCCGTAGAATTTTTGAGGGTTCAGATGCAGCCATTCAACTTCAg GGTTTCTACGAGGAGGTGTCCAGTCCTCTGCTCTTGGAGGTGGACCTTCGTTATCCTGACAGTGCAGTGGGCTTCTTGACCAAAAACCACTACAGCCAGTTGTTTAACGGCACAGAGATCGTGGTGGCTGGTCGGCTTAAAGACAATAACCTGGACAACTTCTTAGTGGAAGTGTTTGCTCAAGGG CCTAAAGAGGACTTCCTGGTGCAGGGACAGGCCAGCGTCTTAGACTTGGATGTGATCTACCCAGAACAAGAGTACATCTTTCGGAATTTCTCAGAGCGTCTTTGGGCCTACCTCACCATCCAACAGCTACTGGAGAAAAG TGAGATTGGCTCTCAGCAggagaaagaaaatgcaaaagcCAAGGCCCTGGACATGTCCCTGCAATACAGCTTTGTCACCCCTCTCACCTCCATGGTAGTCACCAAGCCTGAAACTGAGGATGGACCAGACAGCCCTCTCATCGCTGATAAGCTGACTGAGG CCCAGCGACAGGAAGCAGAGAGAAACGGGGGTTTAAGCAGTTCTCAAGGTAGCAGTTCTCGGGGTAGCAGTTCTCGAGGTAGCAGTTCTCGAGGTAGCAGTTCTCGAGGTAGCAGTTCTCGAGGTAGCAGTTCTCGAGGTAGCAGTTCTCGAGGTAGCAGTTCTCGAGGTAGCAGTTCTCGAGGTGGCAGCTCAGATG CGGACGGAGATCCTCATTTCATGATAGAGCTGCCAGACAAAGACGACGCTCTGTGCTTCGACATCAATGACAAACCAGGAACCATTTTCAACCTGGTTAAAGACCCAAAATCAG GCTTTGTGGTGAATGGCCAAATTATTGGCAAGAAGAAAGTTAAGGAGGATGGTAACTTCAAGACCTACTTTGGCCGTTTTGGTATCGTCCACAAGAAGCTGGGGGTGCAGCTGGATGTGAGCACTCAGCATATCTCAGTTTTCTATAATGGAAAGCAGGTCAAGCTCCTGTGGTCTGATACAGCCTCTATCAAAGAAACAGA TATGGACCTCAGGCTGAGTAAGAACAGCAGCCTGACGGTGACACTGAGGCACTCAGTTAAATTTATGGTCATTAGACACACAAAGGTTTGGAAGAGACGCCACGACCAACAGGACTACCTGGGTTTCTACACCCTGGACAGCCACCACTTGTCTGCTTCGGTTCATGGACTGCTAG GTCAGTTCTATCATGGGGTTGGGTTTGAGGTGACAGACCTGCGTCCAGATGAGGTCCAAGAGAAGTTAGATGCCACCATGTACGTGAAGGGACACACAATCAACGTGACCAG ACACTGGCAGAAGGACTTCAGCAGGGACGTGAAGAATGGGGAAAATATTCCCTGCTGGTTTATTAACGAAGATGGAGCAGGCCTCATTGATGGAAGAGCCTTAGACTACATTGTGTCAGGGCTTTTCAAGGCTACTTTTTGA